The following coding sequences lie in one Chelatococcus sp. YT9 genomic window:
- a CDS encoding FAD-binding oxidoreductase codes for MLADNLMRIAGRDNVLFERVSQEFGGSDLFVWSDQVIPDLVVKPSTTDEVSRIVSLITASGTSIVSRGAGLSYSAGVVPACKSVVIDTKRIDHVHVAADDLYAIVGAGCTWQRLADVLKPYGLRPHIAAPLSGSHSTVGGAVSQNVPGSMDGIIGLTVVLADGSAIRTGSWAIERSVPFYRNNGPDLTGLFLGDCGAFGVKTEVALRLIPERPSSFASFTFPTTAAMLSALIAVQHAGVASRCFVIDRDKGELAGKVNFSEAVRTAGAVAAQAGSFGRALRDVTGLKRAQSEIASAPWSMHLIMEGVSEAAAEASATVARGICHEHGTEIAASIAKAARARPFSLRGFLGPGGERWVPVHGLLALSSARKAMNEMEAYAAEATANLLRHNIRLNWFLSSQGAYVLIEPMMYWPDEVGPVHDYYLPIDKRPGQKQFPANPAAREIVTQTRAALRDIMDRHGAVHLQSGRYYNLADAMDAPSRGLLERIKAMLDPSHRLNPHVLGL; via the coding sequence ATGCTCGCTGACAACTTGATGCGAATTGCCGGCAGGGACAATGTCCTATTCGAAAGAGTGTCGCAGGAATTCGGCGGCTCTGACCTTTTCGTGTGGAGTGATCAGGTCATACCTGATCTTGTGGTAAAGCCCTCCACAACAGACGAAGTATCGCGGATCGTTTCCCTGATAACTGCCAGTGGGACATCAATAGTCTCACGGGGCGCGGGCCTGTCTTACAGCGCAGGCGTCGTCCCGGCTTGCAAATCCGTTGTCATCGATACGAAGCGCATCGACCACGTCCATGTCGCGGCAGATGATCTCTACGCTATCGTCGGCGCCGGTTGCACATGGCAGCGGCTGGCGGACGTCTTGAAACCGTATGGGCTGCGACCGCACATTGCGGCTCCCCTTTCAGGCAGTCATTCGACCGTGGGCGGCGCTGTTTCACAGAATGTGCCGGGGTCGATGGATGGTATCATCGGCTTGACGGTGGTATTGGCAGATGGTTCGGCGATCCGCACCGGCAGCTGGGCGATCGAACGATCGGTTCCGTTCTACCGCAACAACGGACCTGATCTCACAGGCCTCTTCCTTGGGGATTGCGGCGCCTTCGGCGTAAAGACTGAGGTCGCCTTGCGGCTTATACCGGAGCGCCCCTCAAGCTTTGCTTCCTTCACCTTTCCCACGACCGCTGCAATGTTGAGTGCGCTCATCGCCGTACAGCATGCGGGCGTCGCATCGCGATGCTTCGTTATCGACCGCGATAAAGGTGAGCTCGCGGGCAAGGTTAATTTCAGCGAGGCGGTGCGGACTGCGGGGGCGGTCGCAGCTCAGGCCGGCTCGTTTGGCCGAGCGTTGCGCGATGTCACCGGGCTCAAGCGCGCGCAATCCGAGATCGCGAGCGCCCCATGGTCCATGCATCTCATCATGGAGGGTGTCAGCGAGGCCGCGGCGGAGGCCTCCGCCACGGTCGCCCGCGGTATATGCCACGAGCACGGAACGGAAATCGCGGCGTCGATCGCCAAGGCGGCCCGGGCACGCCCCTTCAGCCTTCGCGGCTTCCTTGGCCCTGGCGGCGAGCGCTGGGTTCCGGTGCATGGCCTCTTGGCGCTCTCCAGCGCCAGGAAAGCCATGAATGAGATGGAAGCCTACGCGGCGGAAGCCACAGCCAATCTCCTCCGGCATAATATTCGTCTGAACTGGTTCTTGTCGTCTCAAGGCGCCTATGTCTTGATCGAACCCATGATGTACTGGCCTGATGAGGTCGGTCCGGTCCATGACTATTACCTCCCGATCGACAAGCGACCTGGACAGAAGCAATTTCCCGCCAATCCGGCGGCGCGAGAGATCGTGACGCAGACGCGGGCGGCGCTACGCGATATCATGGACCGCCATGGAGCGGTCCATTTGCAATCCGGCCGCTACTACAATCTCGCGGACGCCATGGACGCGCCATCCCGGGGGCTGCTGGAAAGAATAAAAGCAATGCTCGATCCCTCGCACCGTCTCAACCCCCATGTGCTTGGACTGTGA
- a CDS encoding ABC transporter substrate-binding protein, which yields MRRREFLKGGAALTAAALATPAVIAAERQRVLKFVPQTDVAGLDPVWTPTYPARDHALMVFDTLFAQDDSYQAVPQMVDGVVTENDGLTWRLMLRPGLVFHDGSPVLARDCVASIQRWAKRDSFGGALMAATNELSAADDKTIVFRLKRPFPLLPDALGKSYPRICPMMPERLAKTDAFTQITEMVGSGPFRFVANERVAGARLVYERFDGYVPRPSGTTQWTSGPKIVHFDRVEWTIIPDPSTAFSALKSGEIDWWWTPDADLLAALRDDKNVNVRIADPTGQIGTLRFNHLIAPFDNPALRRAVLGAIDQRDFMTAIVGDDTTLWRDGVGYFCPGTPYASSAGLEVLTGPRDIEKSKAAVKAAGYKGEKVVVLAPADIPNLKALADMTADMLTKIGFIVDYQAMGWGALVQRRFKEDPVEQGGWNIFSTFWSGMDQSTPAGHAFIRGNGKPTGPGWPTAPKIEALRDAWLEASDEASRKTIAANMQVQALEDVPYAPLGQYFFATAHRADLTGILNGLPAFWNVRRG from the coding sequence ATGCGCAGACGTGAATTCCTGAAGGGCGGGGCCGCGCTGACGGCCGCCGCGTTAGCCACGCCGGCCGTGATAGCAGCGGAGCGGCAACGGGTTCTCAAATTCGTGCCGCAGACGGATGTCGCCGGCCTCGATCCCGTCTGGACCCCAACCTATCCGGCCAGAGACCATGCGCTGATGGTCTTCGACACCCTGTTCGCGCAGGACGACAGTTATCAGGCCGTCCCGCAGATGGTTGACGGCGTGGTCACCGAGAACGACGGCCTCACCTGGAGACTCATGCTGCGTCCCGGCCTCGTGTTCCATGACGGATCGCCCGTGCTCGCGCGCGATTGCGTCGCGAGCATCCAACGCTGGGCTAAGCGTGATTCGTTTGGCGGCGCGCTGATGGCGGCGACCAATGAGCTGTCCGCGGCCGATGACAAGACCATTGTCTTCCGTCTGAAGCGGCCGTTTCCGCTGCTACCCGACGCCCTGGGCAAGTCCTATCCGCGGATATGTCCGATGATGCCGGAACGCCTGGCGAAAACGGACGCGTTCACCCAGATCACGGAAATGGTCGGGAGCGGGCCATTCCGCTTTGTCGCCAACGAGCGGGTAGCCGGCGCGCGCCTCGTCTATGAGCGCTTCGATGGCTATGTGCCGCGACCGAGCGGTACCACACAATGGACCTCCGGTCCTAAGATCGTGCATTTCGACCGTGTCGAGTGGACGATCATTCCAGATCCTTCAACGGCATTTTCGGCGTTGAAGTCGGGTGAGATCGACTGGTGGTGGACGCCGGACGCCGATCTCCTGGCCGCGCTTCGCGACGACAAGAACGTCAATGTGCGCATCGCGGACCCGACAGGACAGATCGGCACGCTGCGTTTCAACCATCTGATTGCGCCGTTCGACAATCCCGCACTCCGTCGCGCTGTTCTCGGTGCGATCGACCAGCGGGACTTCATGACGGCTATTGTCGGCGACGACACCACGCTGTGGCGTGATGGAGTCGGCTATTTCTGCCCCGGCACCCCCTACGCGAGCAGCGCGGGATTGGAGGTGCTCACCGGGCCGCGCGACATCGAGAAGAGCAAGGCGGCCGTCAAGGCGGCCGGATATAAGGGCGAGAAGGTCGTTGTGCTTGCTCCCGCGGATATCCCGAACTTGAAAGCCCTTGCGGATATGACCGCTGACATGCTGACGAAGATCGGCTTCATCGTCGATTATCAGGCCATGGGCTGGGGTGCGCTCGTACAACGCCGGTTCAAGGAAGATCCCGTTGAACAGGGGGGCTGGAATATCTTCAGCACCTTCTGGAGCGGCATGGACCAGTCGACCCCGGCGGGCCACGCCTTCATCCGCGGCAATGGCAAGCCCACCGGCCCCGGCTGGCCGACGGCGCCAAAGATCGAGGCCTTGCGCGATGCCTGGCTCGAAGCATCGGACGAAGCTTCTCGCAAGACAATCGCGGCTAACATGCAAGTCCAAGCCCTCGAGGATGTGCCTTACGCGCCGCTCGGCCAGTATTTCTTCGCTACGGCTCACCGCGCCGATCTGACAGGCATCCTCAACGGTTTGCCGGCATTCTGGAACGTCAGACGCGGCTAA
- a CDS encoding ABC transporter permease, which yields MLIYCIRRVLSTVPVMLFVAFFVFSLLYLAPGDPALIIAGDHASADDVARIRQALGLDQPFLIRFWDWLLQVAQGDLGQSIFTNLPVSQMIGQRVGPTFSLMVLTIALSVIIAVPIGVLAAWRRGSWVDHLVTAGAVFSFSVPVFVVGYLLAYVFAVQLGWLPVQGYTPLSAGILPFLGNLILPVLALSGVYIALIARIARAAMIEVLTQDYVRTARAKGLGHGAVLFVHALKNAAVPIITVIGIGVALLIGGTVVTESVFAIPGLGRLTVDAILRRDYPVIQGIVLIFSITYVLINLVVDILYTIFDPRIRY from the coding sequence ATGCTGATTTACTGCATACGTCGCGTCTTATCGACCGTTCCGGTGATGTTATTCGTGGCATTCTTCGTTTTTAGCCTGCTTTATCTTGCGCCCGGTGACCCCGCGCTCATTATCGCCGGGGATCATGCCAGCGCGGACGATGTCGCGCGAATCCGGCAGGCCCTGGGGCTCGACCAACCATTTCTCATTCGCTTCTGGGACTGGCTGCTGCAGGTGGCGCAGGGTGATCTCGGGCAATCCATTTTCACTAACTTGCCTGTCTCCCAAATGATCGGTCAACGGGTCGGACCCACTTTCTCATTGATGGTGCTGACCATTGCCTTGTCTGTCATCATCGCGGTCCCGATCGGTGTGCTCGCCGCCTGGCGCAGGGGGTCGTGGGTTGACCATCTTGTGACTGCCGGGGCGGTTTTCAGCTTTTCGGTCCCGGTCTTTGTTGTCGGCTATCTACTCGCCTATGTTTTCGCCGTTCAGCTCGGATGGCTGCCCGTCCAAGGGTATACGCCTCTAAGCGCTGGCATTCTGCCGTTTCTCGGTAATCTCATCCTGCCTGTTCTTGCGTTATCGGGTGTCTATATTGCTCTCATTGCGCGCATTGCGCGGGCCGCTATGATTGAGGTTCTGACGCAGGACTATGTCCGGACCGCGCGCGCCAAGGGCCTTGGCCATGGGGCCGTCCTATTCGTCCACGCGTTGAAAAATGCGGCGGTCCCAATCATTACGGTTATCGGCATCGGTGTGGCGCTGCTCATTGGTGGCACGGTGGTAACTGAAAGCGTATTCGCGATCCCGGGCCTCGGGCGTCTGACCGTTGACGCGATTCTGAGGCGCGACTATCCGGTCATTCAAGGAATCGTCCTGATTTTCAGCATCACCTATGTGCTGATCAATCTCGTCGTGGATATTCTCTATACCATCTTCGATCCCAGAATTCGGTACTGA
- a CDS encoding ABC transporter permease → MTIEHATLSLEVSSQRRGQTLRLLASHRPLVLGATILLVLLIIAVAAPLLGTVDPAALSPARRNRAPSELYWFGTDQLGRDIYSRVIYGTRISLIVGLSVAVLSAVAGIIVGMIAGYIRWTDGIIMRMMDGLMSIPPILLAIALMTLTRGSLGNVIVAITISEIPRVARVVRGALLSLREQPFVLAAVATGVRVPRIMLRHILPNIMAPVIIQATYICGAAMLTEAILSFIGAGLPPTIPSWGNIMAEGRALWQVKPYMIAFPAIFLSIAILAVNLVGDGFRDALDPRLRER, encoded by the coding sequence ATGACGATCGAACACGCGACCCTTTCGCTGGAAGTCTCTTCTCAACGCCGGGGACAGACGCTGCGGCTTCTAGCAAGCCATCGCCCTTTGGTCCTGGGAGCGACCATACTTCTCGTCCTCCTCATTATCGCCGTCGCGGCGCCCCTGCTTGGAACCGTCGACCCCGCGGCCCTGTCGCCGGCGCGGCGCAACCGCGCGCCATCGGAACTTTACTGGTTCGGGACGGATCAACTTGGTCGCGACATCTATTCGCGCGTGATCTATGGTACGCGTATCTCATTGATTGTTGGGCTTTCCGTCGCCGTTCTGTCCGCTGTGGCCGGGATCATCGTGGGCATGATTGCGGGCTACATCCGCTGGACTGATGGTATCATCATGCGGATGATGGACGGACTGATGTCGATACCACCGATCCTGCTTGCGATCGCGCTGATGACATTGACCCGCGGATCGCTTGGAAATGTCATCGTCGCAATCACGATATCGGAGATACCACGCGTTGCCCGTGTCGTACGCGGCGCGCTGCTAAGCCTGCGAGAGCAGCCTTTCGTTCTCGCCGCCGTCGCAACAGGTGTGCGCGTGCCGCGGATCATGCTCCGTCATATTCTTCCCAACATTATGGCGCCAGTCATCATCCAAGCGACCTATATTTGCGGGGCGGCTATGCTGACAGAGGCTATCCTTTCCTTCATCGGAGCTGGTCTGCCGCCCACCATACCATCCTGGGGGAACATCATGGCCGAAGGGCGCGCTTTATGGCAGGTCAAGCCGTATATGATCGCCTTCCCAGCGATCTTCCTGTCCATCGCCATCCTCGCCGTCAACCTCGTCGGCGATGGTTTCCGGGACGCCCTGGATCCGCGGCTGCGCGAGAGGTAA
- a CDS encoding LysR family transcriptional regulator, with amino-acid sequence MRFDLADLRLFLAVAEAGSITGGAAEAGLSLAAASERLRDMEAEGGVRLLDRGRRGVMLTEAGAALAHHARIILRQMTQMRGELGQYATGLRETVRILANTAAHTELLPPRLAPWMARNPRIDVELKERQSVEVAKALSRGLADVGIFSDAVDTAGLALHPFAVDRLAVVVSRDHVLSARKYVLLRDIVGERCVGLIDGALQEHIEAQAAKLGAKLKMRIRMRTFEGICQMVASGVGYGIIPETAARRHLRSGRIAIIRLSDDWATRRLVVGVSAETSLTAPLLELLGHLTHGANYKAPRQNFTAPDCSGGQAAERSCNPTAER; translated from the coding sequence TTACCGGCGGCGCCGCCGAGGCCGGGCTCTCGCTGGCCGCCGCGAGCGAGCGATTGCGTGATATGGAGGCCGAAGGCGGCGTCAGACTGCTCGACCGCGGTCGCCGAGGCGTGATGCTCACCGAGGCCGGCGCTGCGCTGGCCCATCACGCCCGGATCATCCTGCGCCAGATGACCCAGATGCGCGGCGAGCTTGGCCAATATGCAACTGGTCTCCGCGAGACCGTTCGCATTCTGGCGAACACGGCTGCCCATACGGAGCTCCTGCCCCCCAGACTGGCGCCTTGGATGGCGAGGAATCCGAGGATCGATGTTGAGTTGAAGGAACGGCAAAGCGTCGAGGTTGCGAAGGCGCTGTCTCGAGGACTGGCTGATGTCGGTATTTTCTCCGATGCCGTCGATACGGCTGGGCTTGCGCTGCATCCCTTCGCGGTTGACCGATTGGCTGTGGTCGTCTCAAGGGATCACGTCCTTTCGGCACGGAAATACGTCCTCCTCAGGGACATTGTGGGCGAGCGCTGTGTCGGGTTGATCGACGGAGCTCTGCAGGAGCACATCGAAGCTCAGGCTGCGAAACTCGGTGCAAAACTCAAGATGCGGATCCGGATGCGGACCTTTGAGGGCATTTGCCAGATGGTAGCGAGTGGCGTCGGGTATGGGATCATCCCGGAAACTGCCGCGCGCCGCCACTTGCGATCTGGAAGAATTGCCATAATCAGGCTCTCTGATGATTGGGCAACCCGCCGGCTGGTGGTGGGCGTAAGCGCAGAGACGTCTCTGACCGCGCCTCTCCTGGAGTTACTTGGGCATTTGACGCATGGTGCTAATTATAAGGCACCGCGCCAGAACTTTACGGCACCCGATTGTTCGGGAGGGCAAGCCGCGGAGCGCTCATGTAACCCCACTGCGGAGCGATAG
- a CDS encoding AMP-binding protein: protein MMHLNTPSFAVRTGSARGMIVADGIRAAAGRTPSKTAIIAGERRLTFAALIERIDRVANLAHAGLGLRHGDRAAILSPNCLEYMEIIAGLSSAGVATAAIGPVASEPEIRFICEDSAARVLFVDPALEEKARACVPPGVERIISLGAPYEELLAQSSSRLCPVEVGETDIFSIPYTSGATGRPKGVLLSHRSRVLSAFCLATEHGSYTPDDRAVATTPMFHGAGLLMALAPIFFGGTVEILSKFNIETLLATITRLQATSAYMVPTHLAALRNLGSKADQYDTRSLRTVASGTAPLSQALKEEAIAYFGEGKLYERYGSTEAGVTSCLRPQDQLRKIACVGLPLPLTRLKVMTEDGRPAGIDEVGELAIASPYMFSGYLNLPEQTAQSFRDGWFISGDLARIDEEGYLYLVDRKNDMIISGGENIYPREIEEVLLAHPAVAECAVTSVPHAYWGEAVAAFVGLRQGLTVSAEELADVCRSKLSRYKVPKEFIFVEKLPRNSMGKVLRRELRGLLPPGSSAT, encoded by the coding sequence ATGATGCACCTGAACACTCCATCCTTCGCTGTTCGTACCGGGTCCGCCCGCGGAATGATCGTTGCCGACGGTATCCGGGCAGCCGCCGGCAGAACACCCTCGAAGACGGCGATCATCGCAGGGGAGCGGCGTCTCACCTTCGCCGCCCTGATCGAGCGGATTGACCGGGTTGCCAATCTTGCACATGCCGGACTCGGGTTGCGCCATGGCGATCGCGCGGCGATACTCTCCCCGAACTGCCTCGAATATATGGAAATCATCGCGGGCCTGTCCTCAGCGGGTGTTGCCACAGCGGCGATCGGCCCGGTTGCATCCGAGCCGGAAATTCGCTTCATTTGCGAGGATTCCGCGGCGCGGGTCCTTTTCGTTGATCCCGCACTCGAGGAAAAGGCGAGGGCCTGTGTGCCGCCGGGTGTTGAGCGCATCATTTCGCTCGGTGCGCCTTACGAGGAGCTGCTTGCCCAATCCTCGTCGAGGCTGTGTCCTGTCGAGGTCGGCGAGACCGACATTTTCAGTATTCCTTACACATCCGGAGCGACCGGCCGCCCCAAGGGCGTGTTGCTTTCTCATCGAAGCCGTGTGCTCTCCGCCTTTTGCCTGGCCACGGAGCATGGCAGTTACACGCCGGACGATCGTGCCGTGGCCACGACCCCTATGTTCCATGGCGCGGGCCTTCTCATGGCTTTAGCGCCGATATTCTTCGGCGGCACTGTCGAAATTCTCAGTAAATTCAATATCGAAACCCTGCTTGCAACGATCACCCGTCTGCAGGCTACGTCGGCCTATATGGTTCCGACACACCTCGCCGCCCTGCGCAATCTCGGCAGCAAGGCCGACCAGTACGACACGCGCTCGCTGCGGACCGTTGCATCCGGCACGGCACCCCTGTCGCAGGCCCTGAAAGAGGAAGCGATCGCGTATTTCGGCGAGGGCAAGCTCTATGAGCGCTATGGCTCGACCGAGGCGGGTGTAACATCATGCCTGCGGCCCCAGGATCAGCTGAGAAAGATCGCCTGTGTTGGTCTGCCGCTTCCCTTGACACGCCTCAAGGTGATGACCGAAGACGGACGACCGGCCGGAATCGACGAGGTCGGCGAACTGGCGATTGCCTCGCCCTACATGTTTTCAGGCTACCTCAACCTCCCCGAACAAACAGCCCAATCGTTCCGCGATGGCTGGTTCATCAGCGGCGATCTGGCGCGCATTGATGAGGAGGGATATCTCTATTTGGTGGACCGCAAGAATGACATGATCATTTCAGGCGGTGAGAACATTTACCCGCGCGAGATCGAGGAAGTTCTACTTGCACATCCCGCCGTTGCCGAATGCGCCGTGACGAGTGTTCCCCACGCTTACTGGGGTGAGGCTGTCGCCGCTTTTGTTGGACTGCGTCAAGGGTTAACGGTCAGTGCTGAGGAACTGGCCGATGTTTGCCGGAGTAAGCTCTCGCGTTACAAGGTGCCGAAAGAGTTCATCTTTGTTGAGAAGCTGCCACGCAATAGCATGGGCAAGGTCCTGCGTCGGGAGCTGCGGGGCCTCCTGCCACCTGGATCCAGCGCTACATAA
- a CDS encoding isocitrate lyase/phosphoenolpyruvate mutase family protein codes for MTSQANKFEVFRDLHRRPGAFVLPNPWDAGSARILTALGFEALATTSAGFAFSIGRQDSAAALSRKAVLQNAREIVEATNLPVSADLEDGFGADPGSCSQTISMASAAGLVGGSIEDATGNPADPIYAFGLAVERVAAAAEEARKHPFLLTARTENFLHGKTDLDDTIRRLQAFEKAGADVLYAPGLPNLETIRVVCSSVNRPVNVVMGLGEQIFTVDELAEAGVKRISVGGSFARAALAGLMRAAREVKDYGTFTYAKDAIPAGEVKSYMLKADR; via the coding sequence ATGACCAGTCAAGCGAACAAGTTTGAGGTGTTCCGGGATTTGCATCGTCGGCCTGGCGCGTTCGTCCTTCCCAACCCATGGGATGCGGGCTCCGCACGCATCCTGACAGCGCTAGGCTTCGAGGCGCTGGCCACAACGAGTGCCGGATTTGCCTTCTCGATAGGGCGGCAGGATTCTGCCGCAGCGCTCTCCCGGAAGGCCGTCCTGCAAAATGCGCGCGAGATCGTTGAGGCCACAAATCTTCCCGTCTCCGCTGACCTCGAGGATGGCTTTGGGGCAGATCCGGGCTCTTGTTCCCAGACGATCTCGATGGCATCCGCGGCCGGCCTCGTTGGCGGTTCGATCGAAGACGCGACCGGCAATCCCGCAGACCCGATTTACGCATTTGGTCTGGCGGTCGAGCGAGTGGCTGCCGCGGCCGAGGAGGCTCGCAAGCATCCGTTTCTTCTGACCGCGCGCACCGAGAACTTTCTGCACGGGAAGACCGATCTGGACGATACCATACGCCGCCTGCAGGCTTTCGAGAAAGCTGGCGCGGATGTGCTGTATGCGCCCGGCCTGCCAAATCTCGAAACTATTCGCGTAGTCTGCTCCTCAGTCAACCGGCCCGTGAATGTCGTGATGGGCCTTGGAGAGCAGATCTTCACCGTCGACGAATTGGCGGAAGCCGGCGTCAAGCGGATCAGTGTCGGCGGCTCATTTGCCAGGGCCGCCCTCGCCGGGTTGATGCGCGCTGCGCGGGAGGTCAAGGACTACGGCACCTTTACTTATGCAAAGGACGCAATACCCGCGGGCGAGGTGAAATCTTACATGCTGAAGGCTGATCGCTAG
- a CDS encoding Ig-like domain-containing protein produces MNSIATVLSNVAGVLDLLGIDVIADSHVRITAEDLEPGNYRLEYSGGGLLSAGLTVTATGVYTNTAVEVETVTGNVLDDDSLGAGGTAELRIDSGAGFVPVTDGLQVTGQHGTLTINQDGSYSYQPNADASVVGQADVFTYQLVHPTQGTVAATLTINIEAGGSTMVASSASAPANTETDINVWLATEASLDGTVFADQGSADSDNPPAPQAEDDPTALVGVVQAPENGAWDIG; encoded by the coding sequence GTGAATAGCATCGCTACCGTACTCTCGAACGTCGCTGGCGTTCTTGATCTTCTCGGAATTGATGTGATTGCAGATAGTCATGTCAGGATCACAGCGGAAGATCTGGAGCCAGGCAACTATCGCCTGGAGTATAGTGGTGGTGGCTTGCTCAGTGCTGGCCTCACGGTGACGGCAACGGGTGTTTACACCAACACCGCGGTTGAGGTGGAAACTGTCACCGGCAACGTGCTGGATGATGACTCGCTTGGAGCCGGTGGAACGGCCGAATTGCGGATCGACTCCGGGGCTGGCTTCGTTCCAGTAACGGATGGGCTGCAGGTCACCGGCCAGCATGGGACGCTGACCATCAATCAGGATGGCTCCTACAGCTACCAGCCCAATGCCGACGCGAGCGTCGTAGGCCAAGCTGATGTGTTCACTTATCAGTTGGTCCATCCGACGCAGGGGACAGTGGCAGCCACCCTGACGATCAACATCGAGGCTGGCGGCTCAACTATGGTCGCATCCTCCGCGTCGGCGCCGGCCAATACGGAGACCGATATCAATGTTTGGCTGGCCACGGAAGCCAGTCTCGATGGTACCGTGTTTGCGGATCAAGGCTCGGCGGACAGTGACAATCCGCCAGCCCCTCAGGCTGAAGACGATCCAACGGCTCTCGTCGGCGTTGTTCAGGCGCCGGAGAATGGAGCCTGGGATATAGGCTGA
- a CDS encoding glucose 1-dehydrogenase, whose product MQSEETNYFHLGGDIALVTGASRGIGRAIAIALAKSGAHVILNARDAEQLEASRAALAQDGLSVSAIPFDVTDPAAVEAAVAMIVERHGGLDIAVGNAGQSLRKPLGQFDKVDMGRLIDVNLSAALVLAQAVAPSMQARGGGRILFTGSMLGQIARPNNALYAATKAGLAGLVRALAVDLGPRGIRCNVVAPGVVRTAMTETLAVDPAVDAFVKQRTPLGRWATPQDIAGAALFLVSPASAFVTGQVLLVDGGMSIQA is encoded by the coding sequence TTGCAGTCCGAAGAGACGAATTATTTTCACCTCGGCGGGGACATTGCGCTTGTCACCGGAGCGTCCCGCGGAATCGGGCGGGCGATCGCCATTGCGTTGGCAAAGTCTGGCGCGCATGTCATTCTTAATGCCCGTGACGCGGAACAACTCGAGGCCAGCCGGGCTGCGCTGGCTCAGGACGGCCTGTCCGTTTCCGCCATTCCGTTCGATGTCACGGATCCGGCAGCAGTGGAGGCGGCTGTTGCGATGATCGTCGAACGCCATGGCGGCCTCGACATTGCGGTCGGCAACGCAGGACAGTCGCTCCGTAAGCCGCTCGGACAGTTTGACAAAGTCGACATGGGCCGTTTGATCGATGTCAACCTCAGCGCGGCTCTGGTTCTGGCTCAAGCAGTCGCCCCCTCGATGCAGGCGCGCGGGGGAGGGCGCATTCTGTTCACAGGGTCGATGCTCGGCCAGATCGCCCGGCCGAACAATGCGCTCTATGCGGCGACCAAGGCTGGCCTTGCCGGGTTGGTGCGCGCCCTGGCAGTCGATCTCGGGCCGCGTGGTATTCGCTGCAACGTTGTTGCGCCCGGAGTCGTGCGCACGGCGATGACAGAGACCCTGGCGGTTGATCCGGCCGTGGATGCCTTTGTGAAACAGAGAACACCACTAGGGCGCTGGGCGACACCGCAGGATATTGCGGGTGCAGCGCTTTTCCTGGTTTCTCCGGCGAGTGCTTTCGTCACTGGACAGGTGTTGCTCGTCGATGGTGGCATGTCGATCCAGGCCTGA
- a CDS encoding GntR family transcriptional regulator: MTRTSAKEGSSVNANLKAPLYHQIFLILRDGILGGTFKVGDILPAEHEVASLYGVSRITARRALTELALAGLVSRARGRGTIVQYRPPTPPLRASVAAWLEGATVMGQTTTVRVTEFGYGPATQMEAEALELPPGTEVQHSQRVRYFGDFAISLLVTVIPARIGRTFDRTSLARTPMLSLIKRSGVTIGHARQSITATLADQNIAMRLSTEIGAPLLKVQRVVCDHADEPIEYLTAYYRPDRYQLEMVLSPSQTVETMSSTLHELTMQSAEAKNGRR; the protein is encoded by the coding sequence ATGACGCGGACGAGCGCCAAGGAAGGAAGTAGCGTCAACGCGAACCTCAAGGCGCCCCTTTATCACCAGATCTTTCTCATTCTAAGGGACGGGATTCTCGGCGGCACGTTCAAAGTTGGCGATATTCTGCCCGCAGAGCATGAAGTTGCCAGTCTTTATGGCGTCTCACGCATAACCGCACGGCGGGCGTTGACGGAACTCGCGCTGGCTGGGCTTGTTTCGCGCGCGCGAGGCCGTGGCACCATAGTTCAGTATCGGCCACCCACCCCGCCCTTGCGGGCGTCTGTTGCGGCGTGGCTCGAAGGCGCGACCGTGATGGGCCAAACGACGACCGTCAGAGTGACGGAGTTTGGTTACGGCCCCGCGACACAGATGGAAGCGGAAGCGCTTGAATTGCCACCTGGGACCGAGGTGCAACACTCGCAACGTGTCCGCTATTTTGGCGATTTTGCCATCTCCCTCCTCGTCACCGTAATCCCGGCGCGGATCGGCCGCACATTTGATCGTACAAGTCTTGCGCGAACGCCGATGCTGTCGCTGATCAAGCGCTCGGGCGTCACGATCGGTCATGCGCGTCAGAGCATCACCGCGACGCTCGCGGATCAAAATATAGCCATGCGTCTCTCAACCGAGATCGGAGCGCCGTTATTAAAGGTGCAGCGTGTTGTCTGTGATCATGCTGACGAGCCAATCGAATACCTGACCGCCTACTACCGGCCAGATCGATATCAACTGGAGATGGTGTTAAGTCCTTCCCAGACAGTGGAAACGATGAGCAGCACTCTCCATGAACTGACGATGCAGTCGGCCGAGGCTAAGAACGGGAGGCGATAG